The Saccopteryx leptura isolate mSacLep1 chromosome 2, mSacLep1_pri_phased_curated, whole genome shotgun sequence genome has a window encoding:
- the LOC136395153 gene encoding uncharacterized homolog, with the protein MLKMSGWQRQSQNQSWNLRRECSRRKCIFIHHHT; encoded by the exons ATGTTGAAGATGAGCGGGTGGCAGCGACAAAGCCAAAATCAGAGCTGGAATTTAAGGAGAGAG TGTTCCAGAAGGAAGTGTATCTTCATACATCACCACACCTGA